A window of the Cicer arietinum cultivar CDC Frontier isolate Library 1 chromosome 6, Cicar.CDCFrontier_v2.0, whole genome shotgun sequence genome harbors these coding sequences:
- the LOC101497985 gene encoding uncharacterized protein produces MNKLLDFGRKALYYVRVLSGYEERRIRSFRLQLEHRVQQAQARKAAINKVPEQIILSEVRRMVEEMQTLNKKLEETEVAIEEYFKPLDKEAEILMKMQLQGEEKKSEMMMKALEEQALLQKAEAEKITSMPPTDKIETNQKESEIPVNDSVHHADKPAINPILASTITHKGS; encoded by the exons ATGAATAAGTTGTTGGATTTTGGGAGGAAAGCCCTATATTATGTTAGGGTACTTTCTGGATATGAAGAGCGAAGAATACGATCTTTTAGGCTGCAGCTTGAACATCGTGTCCAACAG GCACAAGCAAGGAAAGCAGCTATAAATAAAGTACCTGAGCAGATTATTTTATCTGAGGTTCGTCGTATGGTTGAAGAGATGCAAACACTGAACAAGAAGCTGGAAGAAACA GAGGTAGCCATTGAAGAATATTTCAAGCCTCTTGACAAGGAGGCTGAGATTTTAATGAAAATGCAACTACAAGGGGAAGAGAAAAAGAGTGAAATGATGATGAAAGCATTAGAGGAACAAGCTTTGCTTCAAAAAGCTGAAGCAGAAAAAATTACAAGCATGCCTCCAACAGACAAGATTGAAACCAACCAGAAGGAATCTGAGATTCCGGTGAACGACAGTGTGCATCATGCAGACAAGCCTGCTATCAACCCGATCCTAGCATCCACAATCACTCATAAAGGAAGCTGA